One genomic region from Amaranthus tricolor cultivar Red isolate AtriRed21 chromosome 12, ASM2621246v1, whole genome shotgun sequence encodes:
- the LOC130796939 gene encoding transcription factor bHLH149-like, which translates to MDSTISTYEEHTEEDTSRELSMRKKRRRIDPTVNQNQSNNTQNQIRWRSQGEQKSYSSKLLNALRQVRRRNPTSAPVSESRAVRDAADKALAIAAKGRTRWSRAILANRLKLRLKKHKKAKVRSRSPPQPPVTGTSRLFGENNEQQKLTALDKRVKVLGRLVPGCRKLSLSNLLEEATDYIAALQMQVGTMAALTELLTGSSSGSSSGSMETNSTGS; encoded by the coding sequence ATGGACTCGACAATCTCGACTTACGAAGAACATACAGAGGAAGATACATCAAGAGAGTTATCAATGAGGAAAAAGCGACGAAGAATTGACCCAACCGTCAATCAAAATCAATCGAACAACACTCAAAATCAAATTAGATGGAGATCACAAGGAGAACAAAAATCCTACTCCTCTAAACTTCTAAATGCTCTTCGACAAGTTCGCCGTCGTAATCCTACATCAGCGCCGGTTTCAGAAAGCCGAGCAGTTCGTGATGCTGCTGACAAAGCTTTAGCGATAGCGGCTAAAGGTCGTACTCGATGGAGTCGAGCCATTTTAGCTAATCGGCTTAAGCTTCGTCTTAAAAAACATAAGAAAGCTAAAGTTCGTTCAAGGTCACCTCCACAACCACCGGTTACTGGAACTAGCCGGTTATttggagaaaataatgaacaacaGAAATTAACGGCTCTTGATAAACGTGTTAAGGTTCTTGGTAGGTTAGTTCCTGGTTGCCGGAAATTATCGTTGTCGAATCTTCTAGAGGAAGCTACAGATTATATTGCTGCTCTTCAAATGCAAGTCGGAACTATGGCAGCTCTTACAGAGCTTCTTACTGGTTCAAGTTCCGGTTCAAGTTCCGGTTCGATGGAAACTAATTCAACTGGTAGTTGA